From Candidatus Eremiobacteraceae bacterium, one genomic window encodes:
- a CDS encoding putative sulfate exporter family transporter, with amino-acid sequence MAEMTSLRTLMPGLLLSIALAALAAILGSRYPVVGAPIFAIAFGILVRGFVAASALNRGVAFAARTLLQAGIVLLGFGLNLALLWRAGASSLPVLAGSLAAGLLGGLLLGSLMRIGFNIRMLVAAGTSICGASAIAAIAPIIEADGGDVAFATATIFLYNIVAVFLFPPLGHALHMSQTV; translated from the coding sequence ATGGCCGAAATGACCTCGCTTCGCACACTCATGCCGGGTCTACTCTTGTCCATTGCGCTCGCGGCGTTGGCAGCGATATTGGGTTCGCGCTACCCGGTGGTTGGTGCGCCCATTTTTGCGATCGCATTCGGCATCCTGGTGCGGGGATTCGTGGCCGCGTCGGCGCTCAACCGAGGCGTTGCATTCGCCGCTCGCACGTTGCTGCAGGCGGGCATCGTCTTACTCGGTTTCGGCCTGAATCTTGCCCTACTTTGGCGCGCCGGCGCTTCGAGTCTTCCGGTGCTCGCGGGCTCGCTTGCTGCAGGGCTCTTGGGCGGTCTGCTGCTCGGATCTCTGATGCGCATCGGATTCAACATCCGCATGCTCGTGGCAGCGGGCACGTCGATCTGCGGCGCATCGGCGATTGCGGCGATCGCCCCGATCATCGAAGCCGACGGCGGCGACGTGGCGTTCGCGACGGCGACTATCTTCCTCTATAACATCGTGGCGGTTTTTCTGTTCCCCCCGCTTGGCCATGCGTTGCACATGAGTCAGACCGTCTT